One genomic window of Phycisphaerales bacterium includes the following:
- a CDS encoding citrate/2-methylcitrate synthase, producing MTTAAPAQKAGLEGVVAGDTAICNVEQDALIYRGYEIHDLADNASFEEVAYLLLEGEKPTGEQLQFFKDELIANRALPTQVIDYLKTVKPMVIAGSAVPMDILRTAVSMLANLDKECQDISAEANLRKAKRLTAKIPTIIGHMQNVIDGREIVAPDTGGDANLSHAANMLYLMSGERPDAEADKVVDVSLTLYAEHDYNASTFTSRVIAGTLSDMHGAVTGAIAALKGPLHGGANEAAMDMLREIMSDLDGKIEKPAVEDWMRKAFTEKRKLMGFGHRVYKNGDHRAPILHKLGRAAAEKRGAEFVKWFDLGEIVQQIMLDEKSIHPNVDFPCGMTYYALGIPVPQYTPIFVAARITGWAAHIMEQHANNRLIRPRANYVGPDLRKWNG from the coding sequence ATGACCACCGCCGCACCCGCCCAGAAGGCCGGCCTCGAAGGCGTCGTCGCCGGCGACACCGCGATCTGCAACGTCGAGCAAGACGCCCTGATCTATCGCGGCTACGAGATCCACGACCTGGCCGACAACGCCAGCTTCGAGGAGGTCGCCTACCTCCTGCTCGAGGGCGAGAAGCCGACCGGAGAGCAGCTCCAGTTCTTCAAGGACGAGCTCATCGCCAACCGTGCCCTGCCCACGCAGGTCATCGACTACCTCAAGACCGTCAAGCCCATGGTCATCGCCGGCAGCGCGGTGCCGATGGACATCCTGCGGACGGCCGTCAGCATGCTGGCCAACCTCGACAAGGAGTGCCAGGACATCTCCGCCGAGGCCAACCTGCGCAAGGCCAAGCGGCTGACCGCGAAGATCCCCACCATCATCGGGCACATGCAGAACGTCATCGACGGCCGCGAGATCGTCGCGCCCGACACCGGCGGGGACGCCAACCTGAGCCACGCCGCCAACATGCTCTACCTCATGAGCGGCGAGCGGCCCGATGCCGAGGCCGACAAGGTCGTCGACGTCTCGCTCACGCTCTACGCCGAGCACGATTACAACGCCAGCACGTTCACAAGCCGCGTCATCGCCGGCACGCTGAGCGACATGCATGGCGCGGTCACGGGCGCCATCGCCGCCCTCAAGGGCCCGCTGCACGGCGGCGCCAACGAAGCCGCCATGGACATGCTCCGCGAGATCATGAGCGACCTCGATGGAAAGATCGAGAAGCCCGCCGTCGAAGACTGGATGCGCAAGGCGTTCACCGAGAAGCGCAAGCTCATGGGCTTCGGCCACCGCGTCTACAAGAACGGCGACCACCGCGCCCCGATCCTCCACAAGCTTGGCCGCGCCGCCGCCGAGAAGCGTGGGGCCGAGTTCGTCAAGTGGTTCGACCTGGGCGAGATCGTCCAGCAGATCATGCTCGATGAGAAGAGCATCCACCCCAACGTCGACTTCCCCTGCGGCATGACGTACTACGCGCTCGGCATCCCCGTGCCGCAGTACACGCCCATCTTCGTGGCCGCACGCATCACCGGCTGGGCCGCCCACATCATGGAGCAGCACGCCAACAACCGCCTCATCCGCCCGCGGGCCAACTACGTGGGTCCCGACCTGCGCAAGTGGAACGGCTAA
- a CDS encoding gamma-glutamyltransferase family protein, producing the protein MASTPDERQNPNDGLTRRDFMRTTSAGLAAAAGGGYLASRASAASGGSRPNDAGVEVRVVEESESLPQDRSWGEGPFGYDLPYSSKRMPVLARNCVATSQPLAAQAGLEMLRLGGNAADAAVATAAALTVVEPTANGIGGDNFALLWMKDEQGNAKLHGLNASGRSPKGLKREDYDGLDRMPLYDWRAVTTPGAVSGWVAVNDKFGKLPLEKVLEPAIRYAREGYLVSPGVASGWNASSRRYRGFDRFEGWKQTFAPGGRAPQPGELFAMPGHARTLEAIAGTKGRAFYEGEIAEAIEAESVKHGGSLRLADLATHEARWVEPISIDYRGWRLHEIPPNGQGIAALIALGILRHFDVASMDVDSAAWMHPQIEAMKLAFADAHQHVADPEHMRVSVDDLLDDGYLEARAKLIDPGKAGNFGYGEPKEGGTVLLTAADADGNMVSFIQSNYTGFGSGMVVPGFGVAMHNRGGNFSLEPGHANEIAPGKLPYHTIIPAFVTRDGQPAMAYGVMGGFMQPQGHAQVLVRMADHGQNPQACLDAPRWQIERDGRVMIEPGFETIDGEGVYDELEKMGHPMRRYRTRNASFGRGQVIYKLEDGYIAASDLRADGQAVGF; encoded by the coding sequence GCGGATACCTCGCGTCGCGTGCGTCGGCCGCGTCGGGGGGCTCGCGGCCGAATGATGCGGGCGTGGAAGTCCGCGTCGTCGAAGAGTCCGAGTCGCTGCCGCAGGACCGCTCGTGGGGCGAGGGCCCCTTCGGCTACGACCTGCCCTATAGCAGCAAGCGCATGCCCGTCCTGGCGCGCAACTGCGTGGCGACGAGCCAACCCCTCGCCGCCCAGGCCGGGCTCGAGATGCTGCGTCTCGGTGGCAACGCCGCCGACGCGGCCGTCGCCACGGCCGCCGCGCTCACCGTCGTCGAGCCCACCGCCAACGGCATCGGCGGAGACAACTTCGCGCTGCTCTGGATGAAGGATGAGCAGGGCAACGCGAAGCTGCACGGGCTCAACGCCTCGGGGCGATCACCGAAGGGATTGAAGCGCGAGGACTACGACGGGCTCGATCGCATGCCGCTCTACGACTGGCGCGCCGTCACGACGCCCGGCGCCGTGTCGGGCTGGGTCGCCGTGAACGACAAGTTCGGAAAGCTGCCGCTCGAGAAGGTGTTGGAGCCGGCCATCCGGTACGCACGCGAGGGCTACCTCGTCAGTCCCGGCGTTGCATCTGGCTGGAACGCGTCGAGCCGGCGGTACCGCGGGTTCGACCGATTCGAGGGCTGGAAGCAGACCTTTGCGCCCGGCGGTCGAGCGCCGCAGCCCGGCGAGCTCTTCGCGATGCCCGGCCATGCGCGCACGCTCGAGGCGATCGCCGGCACCAAGGGCCGCGCGTTCTACGAGGGCGAGATCGCCGAGGCCATCGAGGCAGAAAGCGTCAAGCACGGCGGATCACTCAGGCTCGCGGATCTGGCGACTCACGAAGCACGCTGGGTCGAGCCCATCTCGATCGACTATCGCGGCTGGCGCCTGCACGAGATCCCGCCGAACGGCCAGGGGATTGCGGCGCTCATCGCGCTGGGCATCCTGAGGCACTTCGACGTCGCGAGCATGGACGTCGATTCGGCCGCCTGGATGCACCCGCAGATCGAGGCGATGAAGCTGGCCTTCGCCGACGCGCACCAGCACGTCGCCGACCCCGAGCACATGCGCGTGTCGGTCGATGACCTGCTCGACGACGGCTATCTGGAGGCACGGGCGAAGCTGATCGACCCCGGCAAGGCCGGCAACTTCGGCTACGGCGAGCCCAAGGAGGGCGGTACCGTGCTGCTGACCGCCGCCGACGCCGACGGCAACATGGTGAGCTTCATCCAGAGCAATTACACGGGCTTCGGATCGGGCATGGTCGTGCCGGGCTTCGGCGTGGCGATGCACAACCGCGGCGGCAACTTCTCGCTCGAGCCGGGCCACGCCAACGAGATCGCACCCGGCAAGCTGCCGTACCACACGATCATCCCCGCGTTCGTGACGCGCGACGGACAACCCGCGATGGCCTACGGCGTCATGGGCGGCTTCATGCAGCCCCAGGGCCACGCCCAGGTGCTCGTGCGCATGGCCGACCACGGGCAGAACCCCCAGGCGTGCCTCGATGCGCCGCGTTGGCAGATCGAGCGGGACGGCCGCGTCATGATCGAGCCGGGCTTCGAGACCATCGACGGCGAGGGCGTATACGACGAGCTCGAGAAGATGGGCCACCCGATGCGACGCTACCGCACGCGCAACGCCAGCTTCGGGCGCGGCCAGGTGATCTACAAGCTCGAGGACGGCTACATCGCGGCGAGCGATCTGCGGGCGGATGGACAGGCCGTGGGGTTCTAG
- a CDS encoding polyprenyl synthetase family protein: MHNLLNLDPSLEPIQGELASYLGRVVDRFDEALQSDILAVQRLTQHVERYRGKMLRPALVALSAGTAHGDLAAVLQGPPGAALEIIGAVCEMVHMATLVHDDVLDEADTRRRGRTVNAMSGNETAVILGDYLIAGAYHLCSTLDEQATALRVARASMVVCSGELLQLDRRDDLSLDEATYFEIIDRKTAELIAAACELGATAGGGSAEAIAALEAFGRQIGAAFQVRDDLLDLTGREEVVGKSVGRDARKGKLTLPVIHHLSQAEPAERAHSLALALQAAGDDSGDAPAELRGRLESTASVQHAQAASEAIVGRARERLEQLADSPSRRTMLAMADAVVNRSF, encoded by the coding sequence GTGCACAACCTGCTCAATCTTGACCCGTCGCTCGAGCCCATCCAGGGCGAGCTTGCCTCGTACCTCGGCCGCGTGGTCGATCGATTCGACGAAGCGCTCCAGAGCGACATCCTCGCCGTCCAGCGGCTGACCCAGCACGTCGAGCGATACCGCGGAAAGATGCTGCGCCCCGCGCTGGTGGCGCTCTCGGCGGGGACTGCCCACGGCGATCTCGCCGCGGTGCTGCAAGGCCCCCCGGGCGCCGCGCTCGAGATCATCGGCGCCGTGTGCGAGATGGTGCACATGGCCACGCTCGTGCACGACGATGTGCTCGACGAGGCCGACACGCGCCGCCGCGGCCGGACCGTGAACGCCATGAGCGGCAACGAGACCGCGGTCATCCTGGGCGACTACCTGATCGCCGGCGCCTACCACCTATGCTCGACGCTCGACGAGCAGGCCACGGCGCTCCGCGTGGCGCGCGCCAGCATGGTGGTGTGCAGCGGCGAGCTGCTCCAGCTCGACCGGCGCGACGATCTTTCGCTCGACGAGGCGACCTACTTCGAGATCATCGATCGCAAGACGGCCGAGCTGATCGCCGCCGCGTGCGAACTCGGCGCGACCGCGGGCGGCGGATCGGCCGAGGCCATCGCCGCGCTGGAGGCCTTCGGCCGCCAGATCGGGGCGGCCTTCCAGGTTCGCGATGACCTGCTCGATCTCACCGGCCGCGAAGAGGTCGTCGGGAAGAGCGTGGGCCGCGACGCGCGAAAGGGCAAGTTGACGCTCCCGGTCATCCACCACCTTTCCCAGGCCGAACCCGCCGAGCGAGCCCACAGCCTCGCGTTGGCGCTGCAAGCGGCCGGCGATGACTCGGGCGACGCACCGGCCGAACTCCGCGGCCGCCTGGAGAGCACCGCATCGGTCCAGCACGCCCAGGCCGCCTCGGAGGCCATCGTGGGACGGGCTCGTGAGCGTCTGGAGCAGTTGGCCGACTCACCCTCCCGCCGCACGATGCTGGCGATGGCCGACGCGGTCGTGAATCGGTCGTTCTGA
- a CDS encoding sulfotransferase: MSLSPERSRQLVQQAREANLRGDFSQAYALGLTLLENLPRDPDVRMLMGEVCLATGFIDQALEHRKFVVENAAPSPLKQVQLAETYVHAGRLGDALAHYADAIKIDAGFPPAIAGRAEVYEMQGNFKRAWKTLEPALAANPTNPSLAAVGVRVLMELKRIDEAITLGERVMGADLPEEPQRRNLMLTMARAYERNKQYAEALDAARRGNDMLRMPFSIDQYRAENDRIIETFSEAWMRSAPRAACDGSWAVFIVGMPRSGSTLTERIIHAHPDAFGADEDFTLQLILRGAQTGFAPTDWPEFVRDMSPEQLTAAGEQYERAMRTKAPRAKIISNKDLANMRRLGFADRILPGAKFIHTRRDPADNCLSCYFERLRPSSIPYAADFDDLAAVYAENERLAAHWQQACGNDFLTIRYEDMVSDLPAVARKVIDFVGLPWDDRCLRPHEANRADRTLSVTQVRRPIYKSAKGRAAKYGDLIAPLRESLKAHALEA, from the coding sequence ATGAGCCTCAGCCCCGAACGATCGAGACAACTCGTCCAGCAGGCCCGCGAGGCCAATCTCCGCGGCGACTTTTCCCAGGCCTACGCCCTGGGACTCACGCTCCTGGAGAACCTGCCACGGGATCCCGACGTCCGCATGCTGATGGGCGAGGTCTGCCTGGCCACGGGCTTCATCGATCAGGCCCTCGAGCACCGGAAGTTCGTGGTCGAGAACGCGGCGCCCTCGCCGCTCAAGCAGGTCCAGCTTGCCGAGACGTACGTCCACGCGGGCCGCTTGGGCGACGCCCTCGCCCACTATGCCGACGCGATCAAGATCGACGCGGGCTTCCCGCCCGCCATCGCCGGTCGCGCCGAGGTGTACGAGATGCAGGGCAACTTCAAGCGCGCCTGGAAGACGCTCGAGCCCGCGCTGGCTGCGAACCCAACCAACCCGTCGCTGGCGGCGGTCGGGGTACGGGTGCTCATGGAGTTGAAGAGGATCGACGAGGCGATCACGCTGGGCGAGCGCGTGATGGGGGCCGACCTGCCCGAGGAACCGCAGCGGCGCAACCTCATGCTCACCATGGCCCGCGCTTATGAACGCAACAAGCAGTACGCCGAAGCGCTGGACGCCGCTCGCCGTGGGAATGACATGCTGCGCATGCCCTTTAGCATCGATCAGTACCGCGCCGAGAACGACCGCATCATCGAGACCTTCAGCGAAGCGTGGATGCGCTCGGCCCCGCGTGCCGCGTGCGACGGCTCGTGGGCCGTGTTCATCGTGGGCATGCCCCGCAGCGGTTCGACGCTCACCGAGCGGATCATCCACGCCCATCCCGATGCGTTCGGGGCCGACGAAGACTTCACGCTGCAACTCATCCTGCGCGGCGCGCAGACGGGATTCGCACCGACGGACTGGCCCGAATTCGTGCGTGACATGTCGCCCGAGCAACTCACCGCTGCCGGCGAACAGTACGAAAGGGCGATGCGGACCAAGGCACCGCGCGCCAAGATAATCTCCAACAAGGACCTGGCCAACATGCGACGGCTTGGCTTTGCCGACCGCATCCTGCCGGGCGCAAAGTTCATCCATACGCGGCGCGATCCGGCCGACAACTGCCTGTCGTGCTACTTTGAGCGTCTGCGACCATCGTCCATCCCGTACGCCGCCGACTTCGACGATCTCGCCGCGGTGTACGCCGAGAACGAACGCCTCGCCGCCCACTGGCAGCAGGCCTGCGGCAACGACTTCCTGACCATTCGGTACGAAGACATGGTCAGCGACCTGCCCGCCGTTGCTCGAAAGGTTATCGACTTCGTCGGCCTGCCGTGGGACGACCGATGCCTGCGTCCGCACGAGGCAAACCGGGCCGACCGCACGCTGAGCGTCACCCAGGTCCGCCGGCCGATCTACAAGTCGGCCAAGGGCCGTGCGGCGAAGTACGGCGACTTGATCGCCCCCCTGCGCGAGTCCCTGAAAGCCCACGCACTGGAAGCGTAA